Below is a genomic region from Miscanthus floridulus cultivar M001 chromosome 1, ASM1932011v1, whole genome shotgun sequence.
CAATATTTTTGTATATTCTCAGGGTGATACAAATTATACATCTTCCAGGAAAAAAGGGTCAAGTTAGAATGAACATTTAATATGATTCAGAGATATTTATTCAGTAATGAAAATATTATCATGAACCCCAAAAGGGTGTTTCACTATAGGAATTTTTCACACTGCCACTGCTACACCTTTATGTAGACTTGATCAACAAATATCTATTCAAAATTACTCAACTTGGCTTCTGTGATGACTATTTGTCATAAAATCCTAGTTGTATGTAATCATCTATCATTTTAAACAGTTCACAAGACCACGTGGACGTGGTAAAAAGCTCCAAGAGGAATGGGCTGTTCCACTTAAATCCGTGGAGGACATTAGTGAGGTAACTGTTGGACTATGTGATACATGATTGGTCTGCATGGCATAGAAGTTGTCATCTTTTAAAGTCTTTGCTAACCCTTCTTATTTCTGATATTCTCTATATCCCAGCGCTTTACACACTTCTGTCAAGGGAAACTCACAAGCAGCCCATGGTCAGAATTGGACGGTCTTCAACCAGAGACAAAGATTATCGATGACCAGTTGGTGAAGATTAACCAGAAGGGTTTCCTTACCATTAACAGCCAACCTGCTGTAAATGGAGAGAAATCTGACTCGACTACTGTTGGTAAGTTAATTGTATTTTGTTTTATAATAGGTGGCCCTTAtggcctgttcgcttggaggaattctggatggtttggaggaatactggaggaatttgtgagaggaaaacactgttccggataaaaaaagaagcggatcaagccgggtttaagggcacgcgaacagtATTTTAAGCATCTTCCAATTTATTACAGGGATCCTATCCTTGAATGCCAGTACTTCATGTTTTAGTGTCTTGAAATCTTAAGTAGGAATTGTAGTGTTGAGTCAACATTCATGGGTTCATGTCCATTGTAATTATCAGCATAGTGCCACATTGTCAGAGAATCTCGGCTGCATATAGCAATTCTTGGCTTTCCGGATCATCTGGAAATGTCTAGGTCGTTCATGTCAAATACTTGCTCGAACTAGCATGTGAGCCTTTCTGACCTGTTTATTTATGCCCTGTTCTGCAGGTTGGGGTGGTCCTGGAGGCTACGTTTATCAGAAGGCCTACCTCGAATTCTTCTGCGCAAAAGAGAAGTTAGACCAACTAATTGAGAAGATCAAAGCATTCCCTTCTCTCACTTACATTGCTGTGAACAAGGATGGAGAATCATTCTCCAATATTGCAACGAACGCAGTGAATGCTGTCACATGGGGTGTTTTCCCTGGCAAGGAGATTATCCAGCCTACAGTTGTTGATCCAACAAGTTTTATGGTTTGGAAGGATGAAGCATTTGAAATCTGGACACGGGTGTGGGCTTGCCTGTTCCCTGAGGGTGACTCATCTAGGGAGCTACTAGAGAAGGTACTTGTTCACTTCAAATCTTTAGGCTTGAACATAATATTTTGTTCAGTCAAATGAGCTCCATCTGTAACATAGTTTTAGGAGATTTGTTCCTAAAGTGTCATGTTTGCCGTTCACTACTGGACTTTCTGCTAAGAATTTAGAACATCTTGCTGCACTTGATCTTGAATTGCACCTGTGTTTACAGCATTGATTTTTGTAAGACGAGCCTGCGTTCGCAAAATATGCTAGTGAAACCAATCTACACATATTGTTCTTCTTTCAGAACTGTATTTTCAAACACATTTCTTGGCTGCTGACTTTCAGGTTCAGAAGAGCTACTATCTGGTCAGCCTCGTCGACAACGACTACGTCCAGGGGGATCTGTTTGCTGCCTTCAAGATCTGATGATGCTCTTTACGGTCTATGTTGTTGTATGGCTGAATCACAATATTCTTGCTTCCCCGACTAAAGGTCTGATCGACGTGAAAGCTTCTGTTCATTTGAGTTCGGGGGAGTCCGCTAGTCTCATTTTTCCTGATTTCTTTTGGCTTACTGGAACTATACGATATCAATAAGAAATGAGCTGTGTTCGCTTTCCATTTTCTCCATGTGCATATGGCGCAATGGCTAGTTTGAAGATGTAAAATTCGTCCTCCAATACACAGGTTGGTATTGTATGTTACTTAGAAGGATGCGATGCTCACAACACTGTATTTGTGCCTCTGTTTGGTGGAAATAAGATTGATCCAAACCTGATGTTCAAAGGTTTCCCCCAATTTGAATCTAGCTGTTCGCTGTTCGCTGCAGAGCTCAATACCCATAGGTACCACGTGTGCCTGTTGCATTGAGAGACTACCACCACGTTGCATTGCATGCACGGCAGACCCCATCACCCGTTTGCTGATAATAAAAATGTTGTGGCAAAATTCTAAATGGTTCTTTGTTCTGTAATGCTTATTAAGCAGCCGCTGCAACTCACCGCAGTCGCTGCAAGCGTGCGGCATGCCAACACAACGCAGGACAGGTGAGACACACATACAGTACATGGCAGtatacatgtataaacaagaaGAGCAAAATTAAATTTCGTCGGCTCTGTTGAAGAGGGAAGTGGAAGTGAACAGCTACACATATATCTACCGTCTGCGTTGAAAGTGAAACTAAAGAATGAGCCGCGCCAACACTGGGCCGGTCGGCTCCATGTACGCTACACCGACACCCTTAACCCTGTAACCCCGACCAGGTTCAGGTTCAGGTTCAGGTTCGACTCCTATGCCGTATTTACAGAGTTCGCAACCTTGCAACGCCGTCTTCTCCTGATCCATGGCTCCATCCTCGCCTCAGCTCAGAAGGGTCCCAACCCGGCGGCTCCGGCGGGCTGGTTCCCCTTGACCCTGGGCGACGCGAAGAGCGAGGAGTAGAAGTCCTCCCCGGGCGGCGGCAGCATGTCGAGGCCGCTGTACATGCCCTGGATGTCGTCGTAGCTGAGGTCCACGAACAGGTCGCTGCTCTTGGTGGCGTTGGCGGCGGCGCTGCCGTCGTCCACCTGCTCCTTcttgggcaccatcatcatcgccGCCGCCGGGTCCTGGAACGCCGGGAACGAGTCCAGCTCCGGGAACGGGTCGTTGTCCGCGATCTCCGACTCCGGCGTGCGCGTCTCGCCCCACGAGTGCGAGTGCGACTGCGAGTGCGAGGTGGTCATGTCCATCGCCTCCTCCTTGGTTGTGCCGACGCCGGCGGCGGACTCCTTCCCCAGCTGCATCTTCTCccacttgttcttcttgttgtacaGGCGGCACAGCACCCAGTCATCCAGCTGCACAAGCAAATCAATCGAAGATAGAATTAGTACAAGCTAAATTCGTTCAGCACAAATCAAATCAAAGGGATCATCATCAATTCCGAGAAAAATCGGCTTACCCTTAGCGACCCcttcttggcggcggcggcgcggctggtgtcCGCGAGCCTGTACTCGTGCATGATCCAGTCCGTCTTGACCCCGCGCGGCGCCTTCCCGGCgtagaagacgagcgccttcttGATCCCGAGCGTGCGGCCCCGCGGCGCGACGGGCTTGTCGGCGCCGGTTGCCTTCCAGTAGCCGTTCCCGGCGGCGCGGTTGGGGCGGGATCCGTTGGGGTACTTGCGGTCCCTGGGCGTGAAGAAGTACCACTCCCTGACCCCGAAGAGCGC
It encodes:
- the LOC136487232 gene encoding NAC domain-containing protein 2-like; its protein translation is MGLPVRRERDAEAELNLPPGFRFHPTDDELVEHYLCRKAAGQRLPVPIIAEVDLYKFDPWDLPERALFGVREWYFFTPRDRKYPNGSRPNRAAGNGYWKATGADKPVAPRGRTLGIKKALVFYAGKAPRGVKTDWIMHEYRLADTSRAAAAKKGSLRLDDWVLCRLYNKKNKWEKMQLGKESAAGVGTTKEEAMDMTTSHSQSHSHSWGETRTPESEIADNDPFPELDSFPAFQDPAAAMMMVPKKEQVDDGSAAANATKSSDLFVDLSYDDIQGMYSGLDMLPPPGEDFYSSLFASPRVKGNQPAGAAGLGPF